The following proteins are co-located in the Mycolicibacterium goodii genome:
- a CDS encoding SNF2-related protein, with protein sequence MDRADLVRRADGLLFDLGKLRAEIAASVRANADGVVERALQAAPLVSVRPYLVPGTRIGALLNSQYRTVADIHTVPARLLTQVPGVDIATAQAVQAGAQVMADRIRTTTRLRLDRESEADTALLADLLVLIKATPPAKQLRRILPRVRARVEATDGNGRRRGAEAPPAEQPDPLLDKVADLIERIECARKPDVDVWAGYRRDGAEVDRLLMEFASGTTDVDAAQGFVGAAVAEEASAIDLDRSLLRTELRGYQVFGAQYAAARRRVLLCDELGLGKTLQALAVAAHLAAAETMRHTLVICPAHTGIHWAEEAVRHTWLTPLEIRGRRREERLAEWKDKGGLAIVTFGALAKITLPERPGLVIVDEAHLLRDPKSDRARAVRNVLTAEDRVLFLSGVSLHNRIDGFRHLADFLQPDVAGKVPPNAGAQGSIAFRRTADRVYLRRDYRDVVDELPQRISTDEWVRLTGADRVRYRRAVTGGNFSAIRQAAWPSGTPAASAKLDRLIELTNEAHLDGARVLVVSHFQGVLEVIRKALPGTVFGPLDDSVPDRQAMLDAFATARGPATLLALLDAGPFDLRQLTTPLVAIVTEPQWQPRAERRMIGRTQRLSDLHTVRVHRLLARGSIDEPVRRLAQHPDQPPPHQDEMVRAEQTRLARLDRVH encoded by the coding sequence ATGGATCGCGCAGACCTCGTCCGCCGTGCCGATGGCCTGCTCTTCGACCTCGGCAAGCTTCGCGCTGAGATCGCCGCGAGCGTCCGGGCCAACGCCGACGGCGTCGTGGAACGCGCGTTGCAGGCAGCACCGCTGGTCAGCGTGCGCCCGTACCTGGTGCCCGGCACCCGGATAGGCGCCCTGCTCAATTCGCAGTACCGCACCGTCGCCGACATCCACACCGTGCCCGCGCGGCTGCTCACCCAGGTGCCCGGTGTCGACATCGCCACGGCGCAGGCCGTGCAGGCCGGCGCGCAGGTGATGGCCGACCGGATCCGCACCACCACCCGGCTCCGACTGGACCGCGAGTCCGAGGCGGACACCGCGCTGCTGGCCGATCTGCTCGTGCTGATCAAGGCCACTCCCCCGGCCAAACAGCTGCGGCGGATCCTTCCTCGGGTGCGCGCGCGGGTCGAGGCCACCGACGGCAACGGACGGCGGCGCGGCGCCGAGGCACCACCGGCCGAGCAGCCGGATCCGTTGTTGGACAAGGTCGCCGACCTCATCGAGCGCATCGAGTGTGCCCGCAAACCCGACGTCGACGTGTGGGCCGGCTACCGCCGCGACGGCGCCGAGGTCGATCGGTTGTTGATGGAGTTCGCCTCCGGCACAACCGATGTGGACGCCGCACAGGGTTTCGTCGGCGCCGCGGTGGCCGAGGAGGCGTCCGCGATCGATCTGGACCGGTCGTTGCTGCGCACCGAGTTGCGCGGCTATCAGGTGTTCGGCGCGCAGTACGCGGCGGCGCGGCGACGGGTGCTGTTGTGCGACGAACTGGGTCTCGGCAAGACCCTGCAGGCCCTCGCGGTGGCGGCGCATCTGGCCGCTGCGGAGACCATGCGGCACACCCTGGTGATCTGCCCGGCCCACACCGGCATCCACTGGGCCGAGGAAGCCGTCAGACACACCTGGCTGACCCCGCTGGAGATCCGCGGCCGCCGACGCGAGGAACGGTTGGCCGAGTGGAAAGACAAGGGCGGCTTGGCAATCGTCACGTTCGGCGCGTTGGCGAAAATCACGCTGCCCGAGCGGCCAGGGTTGGTGATCGTCGACGAGGCGCACCTGCTGCGTGACCCGAAATCGGACCGTGCCCGCGCCGTGCGCAACGTGCTGACCGCCGAGGATCGCGTCCTGTTCCTGTCGGGGGTGTCCCTCCACAACCGCATCGACGGTTTCCGCCATCTCGCGGACTTCCTGCAACCCGACGTCGCAGGCAAGGTGCCGCCCAACGCCGGGGCGCAGGGTTCCATCGCGTTCCGCCGCACCGCCGACCGGGTGTATCTGCGCCGTGATTACCGCGACGTCGTCGACGAACTGCCCCAACGCATTTCGACCGACGAATGGGTGCGGCTCACCGGTGCGGACCGGGTGCGCTACCGGCGGGCCGTCACCGGCGGCAACTTCTCCGCGATTCGTCAGGCCGCGTGGCCGTCGGGCACACCGGCGGCGTCGGCCAAACTCGACCGGCTCATCGAGTTGACCAACGAGGCACACCTCGACGGCGCGCGGGTCCTGGTGGTGTCGCATTTCCAGGGTGTGCTGGAGGTCATCCGAAAAGCATTGCCCGGTACGGTGTTCGGGCCCCTGGATGACTCGGTGCCGGACCGGCAGGCGATGCTCGACGCGTTCGCCACCGCGCGGGGACCGGCGACCCTGCTGGCGCTGTTGGATGCCGGTCCCTTCGATCTGCGGCAGTTGACCACGCCGCTGGTGGCCATCGTGACCGAGCCCCAATGGCAGCCGCGCGCCGAGCGCCGCATGATCGGACGTACCCAGCGCCTCAGCGATCTGCACACGGTGCGCGTGCACCGGCTGTTGGCGCGCGGCAGCATCGACGAGCCGGTCCGTCGTCTCGCCCAACACCCCGACCAGCCGCCGCCGCACCAGGACGAGATGGTGCGTGCCGAGCAGACCCGGCTGGCACGACTGGACCGCGTGCATTAG
- a CDS encoding TROVE domain-containing protein, which produces MDILNTFNLRRTPQARPASPEQVRNAAGGYTFAVDDWARVHRFLTLGTDGGTYYVTDRDLTRYNAEVVLRVAATDPVALVNRIVEVSEAGRAPKANPALFALAIAASAEDVEGRRAALDALPRVARTATHLFLFAGYVEQFRGWGPTLRRAVSRWYTERPVDALAYQLVKYRRRGGWTHRDMLRLAGPSGVVDPARRMAFNWAAGKGLGDYAEPPVRLTDAELKAGQRNAVRPPVRAEVVPDELAIFADFEDAQAASTAARWIEIIDRGHGLSWEMLPDEALAEPAVWEALIARGMPQTALMRQLPRLTRLGVLDGDVGDVVAEQLADTERLVKARVHPVNVLVAQRTYARGCGSRGQGVWTAVAKITDALDAAFYAAYGAVRPANQRTLLALDVSGSMGSYVSGLPVTCRQATAALAMVTAATERRHRIIGFTAGPAGFAQSSVTELDISPRRRLDDVCRYMSGLAFGATDCALPMVWALKHRVEVDTFHIYTDNETWYGKIHPHQALERYRQEMGIDARLVVVAMTATRNSIADPADPRQLDISGFDSAVPTLIADFSRGDI; this is translated from the coding sequence GTGGACATTTTGAATACCTTCAACCTGCGTCGGACGCCGCAGGCTCGGCCGGCATCGCCGGAGCAGGTGCGTAACGCGGCGGGCGGGTACACCTTTGCGGTCGATGACTGGGCTCGGGTGCACCGCTTCCTGACGCTGGGCACCGACGGCGGCACGTACTACGTCACCGACCGCGACCTCACCCGGTACAACGCCGAGGTGGTATTGCGGGTTGCCGCAACCGATCCCGTCGCTCTGGTGAACCGGATCGTCGAGGTGTCGGAGGCCGGTCGCGCGCCGAAGGCGAACCCAGCACTATTCGCGCTGGCCATCGCCGCCTCGGCGGAGGATGTCGAGGGCCGCCGTGCCGCGCTGGATGCGCTGCCGCGGGTGGCCCGCACGGCAACCCACCTGTTCCTGTTCGCCGGCTACGTCGAGCAGTTCCGTGGGTGGGGACCCACCCTTCGCCGAGCGGTATCTCGTTGGTACACCGAGCGTCCCGTCGATGCGCTGGCCTATCAGCTGGTCAAGTACCGCCGGCGTGGCGGCTGGACCCACCGCGACATGCTGCGGCTGGCCGGCCCGTCCGGTGTGGTCGACCCGGCTCGACGCATGGCGTTCAACTGGGCGGCGGGCAAGGGCCTCGGCGACTACGCCGAGCCGCCGGTGCGGCTCACCGATGCCGAGCTGAAGGCGGGGCAGCGCAACGCCGTCCGGCCGCCGGTGCGTGCCGAGGTGGTGCCCGACGAGCTGGCGATCTTCGCCGACTTCGAGGACGCCCAGGCGGCCTCGACCGCGGCACGGTGGATCGAGATCATCGATCGCGGCCACGGTCTGTCGTGGGAGATGCTGCCCGATGAGGCCCTGGCCGAGCCTGCGGTGTGGGAGGCACTGATCGCCCGCGGCATGCCGCAGACGGCGCTGATGCGCCAGCTGCCCCGCCTGACCCGGCTGGGTGTGCTGGACGGTGACGTCGGGGATGTGGTGGCCGAGCAGCTCGCCGACACCGAGCGGCTGGTCAAGGCGCGGGTGCACCCGGTGAATGTCCTTGTGGCGCAGCGTACCTACGCCAGAGGCTGCGGTTCCCGCGGTCAGGGCGTGTGGACGGCCGTCGCGAAGATCACCGATGCGCTCGACGCCGCGTTCTACGCCGCCTACGGCGCGGTGCGTCCGGCGAACCAGCGCACGCTGCTGGCGCTGGACGTCTCGGGCTCGATGGGCTCGTATGTGTCGGGTTTGCCGGTGACGTGCCGGCAGGCGACGGCGGCGCTGGCCATGGTGACCGCGGCCACCGAACGCAGGCACCGGATCATCGGGTTCACCGCGGGACCCGCCGGCTTTGCCCAGTCGTCGGTGACCGAGCTGGACATCAGCCCGCGTCGCCGGCTCGACGACGTGTGCCGCTACATGTCCGGGTTGGCGTTCGGCGCCACCGACTGTGCGCTGCCGATGGTGTGGGCGCTCAAGCACCGGGTGGAGGTGGACACGTTCCACATCTACACCGACAACGAGACCTGGTACGGAAAAATCCATCCGCATCAGGCGCTGGAGCGCTACCGCCAGGAGATGGGGATCGATGCGCGTCTGGTCGTCGTCGCAATGACCGCGACGCGCAACTCGATCGCCGATCCGGCCGATCCGCGCCAGCTCGACATCTCCGGGTTCGACTCGGCGGTGCCGACTCTGATCGCCGATTTCTCCCGCGGGGACATCTGA
- a CDS encoding M23 family metallopeptidase, translated as MAVKTPRLLGALLLLLVAACTSPTPPIEQPAARGQLTPVLVDILSAPRWFTGTDGRTHLVYELLLTNVVPAEVTVSALEVRDADSGAMLLSLSGGALREAMSLAASSTTTTAVPSSAMAVVWLDIPSTGPPAAALTHQITVDPPPGVPSNAVAWTFTADPVYVDRRPPVVLGPPLAGPRWVALGSCCDGPHRRALYPIDGRWYLAQRYAIDFNLLDAQNRPGSGNPLLPSSFPTFGQPVYAVADGVVAVADDGRPDLRVGEARDEPTAQDAGGNRVLIDIGGGHYAVYAHLRNGSITVRANERVRRGDHIADVGSSGTTGGPHLHFQVTDRPSVVYADGLPYVLDTFELTGRTPPLDEVLPHYDTLEPIPISTTGTGPRDDQLPLGRDVLTFPAADR; from the coding sequence ATGGCCGTGAAAACGCCGCGCCTGTTGGGGGCGCTGCTGCTCCTGCTGGTGGCCGCGTGTACGTCGCCGACTCCGCCGATCGAGCAACCGGCCGCCCGCGGGCAACTGACCCCCGTACTCGTCGACATCCTGTCGGCTCCGCGGTGGTTCACCGGGACCGACGGCCGCACACACCTGGTCTATGAACTGCTGCTGACCAATGTCGTGCCCGCGGAGGTAACGGTCAGCGCGCTCGAGGTACGCGACGCCGATTCGGGTGCGATGCTGCTGTCGCTGTCGGGTGGCGCGCTGCGCGAAGCCATGTCTCTCGCGGCGTCGTCGACAACCACCACAGCTGTGCCTTCTTCGGCAATGGCGGTGGTGTGGTTGGACATTCCGTCGACCGGTCCGCCCGCCGCGGCGCTCACGCACCAAATCACCGTCGACCCGCCACCGGGGGTGCCGTCGAATGCGGTGGCGTGGACGTTCACCGCAGACCCGGTCTATGTGGACCGGCGGCCACCCGTCGTGCTCGGCCCGCCGCTGGCCGGTCCGCGGTGGGTCGCGCTCGGCAGCTGTTGCGACGGGCCGCACCGGCGGGCGCTGTATCCCATCGACGGGCGCTGGTATCTCGCGCAGCGATATGCGATCGACTTCAACCTACTGGATGCCCAGAATCGTCCAGGGTCGGGAAACCCGTTGCTGCCGAGTAGTTTTCCGACTTTCGGCCAGCCGGTGTATGCAGTGGCCGACGGTGTGGTCGCCGTCGCCGACGACGGGCGGCCCGACCTGCGTGTCGGCGAGGCGCGCGACGAGCCGACCGCGCAGGACGCCGGCGGCAACCGGGTGCTGATCGACATCGGCGGCGGGCACTACGCGGTGTATGCGCATCTGCGCAACGGCAGCATCACCGTGCGTGCGAACGAGCGGGTGCGGCGCGGCGACCACATCGCCGACGTCGGCAGCTCCGGCACCACCGGTGGTCCACACCTGCACTTCCAGGTGACCGACCGGCCGTCCGTCGTCTACGCCGACGGGTTGCCGTACGTGCTCGACACCTTCGAGCTCACCGGCCGGACGCCACCGCTCGACGAGGTCCTGCCCCATTACGACACGCTCGAGCCGATCCCGATCAGCACCACCGGCACCGGTCCCCGCGACGATCAGCTGCCGCTGGGACGCGATGTGCTCACCTTTCCCGCTGCTGACCGGTAG
- a CDS encoding serine/threonine-protein kinase: MALSQGAKIAGYTIERMLGSGGMGEVYLAQHPRLPRHDALKVLRTNISADPDYVERFNREADLAAKLWHPHIVGIHDRGKHRGRLWISMDFVDGTDASRLVHDHHPDGMPVTEVLEIVKAVASALDYAHGRGLLHRDVKPANILISDGDLGERRILLGDFGVARDLGDNVGNGLTATNMTVGTAAYAAPEQLMGADVDGRADQYSLAATTYHLLTGGPLFDNSNPAVVISQHLNAPAPALGDSRPEMALLDEAMSRALAKNPDDRFATCTEFASALEEPMNFAAPATAPVISPNDVPTMLSPVALPPMDEPAVTPPPNDTRYRRVAFVAAGAAAVVAVVAAAAALVKPTDQAPTAAPFTISGTLQLPSDGVRTKGLPSGFMCAGVRDYGDIGPETPITVEDESGKLLAKGGIQSSSKGSDGCFLKFRVDDVPSGARFYRVHVAQRAEMSYTEEEAKAGVQFLLGNVHDEPTTTTAAPSQAKASPPPTATRTVTVTPSAVDVSLQRLRALAGNDRPYVAAMLADRWVPQISSKRVGLVADGVTWDNAMILDQHMRMRATYPDVRLLWSGDWSTYDGRDFWVTIVGLTADNAGDVLAWCRSAGFDRDNCAAKIVSTWRPIAGSTKYN, translated from the coding sequence ATGGCGTTGTCGCAGGGGGCGAAAATCGCCGGCTACACGATCGAGCGGATGCTTGGCTCCGGGGGCATGGGTGAGGTGTATCTCGCCCAGCATCCAAGGTTGCCCAGGCATGACGCGCTCAAGGTTCTGCGCACCAACATCTCGGCCGATCCGGATTATGTGGAGCGATTCAATCGGGAAGCCGACCTGGCGGCGAAGCTCTGGCACCCGCACATCGTTGGCATCCACGACCGCGGCAAGCACCGGGGTCGGCTGTGGATCTCGATGGATTTCGTCGACGGTACCGACGCGAGTCGCTTGGTTCATGATCATCACCCCGACGGCATGCCGGTCACCGAGGTACTCGAAATCGTCAAGGCCGTCGCCTCGGCGCTCGACTACGCGCACGGTCGAGGTCTGCTGCATCGTGACGTGAAACCGGCCAATATTTTGATCTCTGACGGTGATCTTGGAGAGCGGCGAATACTGCTCGGTGACTTCGGCGTTGCCAGAGACCTGGGCGACAACGTGGGCAACGGCCTGACCGCAACGAACATGACCGTCGGAACTGCGGCATACGCCGCACCCGAACAGTTGATGGGAGCCGACGTCGATGGGCGGGCCGATCAATACTCGCTGGCGGCGACGACGTATCACCTGCTGACCGGTGGCCCGCTGTTCGACAACTCCAACCCAGCGGTCGTGATAAGCCAGCACTTGAACGCGCCTGCGCCGGCGCTCGGTGACTCGCGACCGGAAATGGCCCTGCTCGATGAGGCGATGTCGCGCGCGTTGGCCAAGAACCCAGACGACCGGTTCGCGACATGCACGGAATTCGCGAGCGCTCTGGAAGAGCCGATGAATTTCGCGGCACCGGCGACCGCGCCGGTGATCAGCCCGAACGACGTGCCCACGATGCTCAGCCCGGTGGCGTTGCCACCGATGGACGAACCCGCCGTTACGCCACCGCCGAACGACACGCGATACCGGCGTGTGGCGTTCGTAGCGGCGGGGGCTGCAGCGGTGGTTGCGGTGGTCGCGGCCGCAGCCGCTCTGGTCAAGCCAACCGATCAAGCGCCGACTGCGGCGCCGTTCACCATCTCGGGGACGCTTCAACTACCGTCTGACGGGGTCAGAACCAAAGGTCTACCAAGTGGTTTCATGTGTGCCGGGGTACGCGACTATGGCGATATCGGTCCCGAGACGCCGATCACCGTGGAAGACGAGTCCGGCAAGCTGCTCGCCAAGGGTGGCATCCAAAGTAGTAGCAAGGGTTCCGATGGCTGCTTCCTCAAGTTCCGGGTCGACGACGTGCCGAGTGGGGCGAGGTTCTATCGCGTGCACGTGGCACAGCGAGCCGAGATGAGCTACACCGAGGAGGAAGCCAAGGCGGGGGTTCAATTCCTACTCGGCAACGTTCATGACGAGCCGACGACAACGACCGCAGCGCCATCGCAGGCGAAGGCGTCACCGCCGCCCACCGCTACCCGAACCGTGACGGTCACGCCCAGTGCCGTGGACGTGAGTCTGCAACGCCTGCGAGCCCTCGCCGGCAACGATCGTCCCTATGTCGCCGCGATGCTCGCCGACCGGTGGGTTCCCCAGATCAGCTCCAAGCGAGTGGGTTTGGTTGCCGACGGGGTGACGTGGGACAACGCCATGATTCTCGACCAGCACATGCGAATGCGCGCCACGTACCCGGATGTTCGCCTGTTGTGGTCAGGGGACTGGTCAACCTACGACGGGCGCGACTTCTGGGTAACCATCGTGGGCCTGACAGCCGACAACGCCGGCGACGTGCTCGCGTGGTGCAGGAGCGCAGGGTTCGACCGGGACAACTGTGCAGCGAAGATCGTGAGCACGTGGCGGCCTATCGCCGGTAGCACGAAGTACAACTGA